A stretch of Kryptolebias marmoratus isolate JLee-2015 linkage group LG24, ASM164957v2, whole genome shotgun sequence DNA encodes these proteins:
- the pgm1 gene encoding phosphoglucomutase-1, which produces MVKVSTVQTKPYTDQKPGTSGLRKRVTVFQQNQHYAENFIQSIISVIEPAERQAATLVVGGDGRFFMKDAIQLIVQIAAANGINHLVIGQNGIMSTPAVSCVIRKLKAVGGIILTASHNPGGPNGDFGIKYNISSGGPAPEGITNKIFEISKGLQEYHICPELKVDLSKIGKQTFEVDTFKPFIVEIVDSVEAYAEMLRGIFDFAALKDLLSGANHINVRLDAMHGVVGPYIKKIVCEELGSPANSAVNCVPQEDFGGHHPDPNLTYAADLVNTMKSGEYDFGAAFDGDGDRNMVLGKHGFFVNPSDSVAVIGANITSIPYFKKTGVKGLARSMPTSGALDNVAKALQMQLYETPTGWKFFGNLMDAGKLSLCGEESFGTGSDHIREKDGLWAVLAWLSILATRKQSVEEIMKDHWQKFGRNFFTRYDYEEVDSDSANKMIKDLEAQMSDPSFVGKQFSSGDKTYKVAVSDNFAYTDPVDGSVSKNQGLRIIFSDGSRIIFRLSGTGSAGATIRLYIDSYENDAQKIYQDPQVMLAPLVDIALKVSQLHERTGRTGPTVIT; this is translated from the exons ATGGTGAAAGTCAGCACAGTTCAGACCAAGCCGTACACGGACCAGAAGCCCGGGACGAGCGGCCTGAGGAAGCGGGTGACGGtgttccagcagaaccagcacTATGCGGAGAACTTCATCCAGAGCATTATCTCCGTCATCGAGCCCGCGGAGCGCCAGGCGGCCACCCTGGTGGTGGGAGGGGACGGCAGGTTTTTCATGAAGGACGCCATTCAGCTGATCGTCCAGATCGCAGCGGCTAACGGG attaaTCACcttgtgattggtcagaatgGCATTATGTCCACCCCAGCAGTTTCCTGTGTGATCCGCAAACTAAAGGCGGTGGGAGGTATCATCCTCACAGCCAGCCACAACCCCGGGGGTCCCAATGGAGACTTTGGCATCAAGTACAATATTTCCAGTGGAG GTCCTGCCCCTGAAGGcatcacaaacaaaatatttgagaTCAGCAAAGGCCTGCAGGAGTATCACATCTGTCCGGAGCTCAAAGTGGATCTGTCGAAGATTGGCAAGCAGACCTTTGAAGTGGACACTTTCAAGCCCTTTATAG TGGAGATCGTTGACTCGGTTGAAGCGTATGCTGAGATGCTGAGAGGCATTTTTGACTTTGCTGCACTGAAGGACCTTCTCTCTGGAGCCAACCACATCAACGTTCGACTGGATGCAATGCATGGAG TGGTCGGTCCGTATATCAAGAAGATAGTGTGTGAAGAGCTGGGTTCTCCCGCCAACTCAGCTGTCAACTGTGTCCCTCAGGAGGACTTCGGCGGTCATCACCCCGACCCTAACTTGACCTACGCTGCTGATCTGGTCAACACCATGAAAAGTGGAGAGTACGACTTCGGAGCTGCCTTTGACGGTGATGGT GACCGTAACATGGTACTTGGTAAACACGGCTTCTTTGTGAATCCCTCCGATTCTGTGGCTGTCATTGGCGCCAACATTACTTCCATCCCGTATTTCAAAAAGACCGGTGTGAAAGGCCTGGCTCGCAGCATGCCCACCAGTGGAGCTCTGGACAA TGTGGCCAAAGCTCTGCAGATGCAGCTTTATGAGACGCCAACTGGCTGGAAATTCTTTGGAAATTTGATGGACGCTGGTAAACTCTCACTGTGTGGAGAGGAGAGCTTTGGAACTG GCTCTGATCATATCCGGGAGAAGGATGGACTGTGGGCCGTGCTTGCATGGTTATCAATCCTTGCCACCAGGAAGCAAAGCGTGGAGGAGATCATGAAGGATCACTGGCAGAAATTTGGCAGGAACTTTTTCACCAG GTACGACTATGAGGAGGTTGACTCAGATTCTGCTAACAAGATGATTAAGGACCTGGAGGCACAAATGTCTGACCCGTCCTTTGTTGGAAAGCAGTTCTCATCAGGGGATAAAACTTACAAGGTGGCTGTTTCAGACAACTTTGCCTACACAGACCCTGTGGATGGCAGTGTGTCCAAAAACCAG GGCCTCCGGATCATCTTCTCTGATGGTTCCAGGATAATTTTCCGTCTCAGCGGTACAGGCAGCGCAGGAGCAACCATCAGGCTCTACATAGACAGCTACGAGAACGACGCCCAGAAAATTTACCAGGATCCTCAG GTGATGCTGGCTCCTCTGGTCGACATCGCCCTGAAAGTGTCTCAGCTGCATGAAAGAACCGGACGCACCGGCCCCACTGTCATCACATGA